Part of the Hemibagrus wyckioides isolate EC202008001 linkage group LG09, SWU_Hwy_1.0, whole genome shotgun sequence genome, ACTGGGTGTCCAATGGGTATACACAATGTAAAATTTCCTTATGTTAAGCTTCTGGACAATGGACTGTTCCATAGCGATGCATTGCAAAGGATTGGCCTTGTAATAAATGACAAGATATCAGAAGTGGTGAAAGAACATCTGAAGATGTCACTGCAAGTGCATGGTGGTGAAGATATTGATGAAGAACCAGAGACAAACAGTGAAACCAATATTGGTGCTGTTAAGGAGAGTCAGAACAAGAATGAAATGACAGCTGAGGGTTCACACGGCAGTTCTCAGACATCTCCATGTGTGACTGAATATTCTGTTGATGACAGAGTGGATGTGGATAACATAGACGACTGTGTGAGAGACAAATATTTAGTAAAAAATCCTTCTGAGAAAGAAATCGTATTAGACCAGCAAGGAGTTGGATTCCTTTGCAAGTGTCCATCTTTGTTGGTAAAGAACGTCAGTACAGAAATAGAAAATTCAGAAAATTATACTACATGTGGACCTGTGCCACAAGATTTGAAAATAAGCTTACCAGAAGCAAACACAGTCCTATTTGAGGGACCAACTGATAATCATCCAGAATCATTAATTAGCAGCCATTCAAATGATTTAATCGATGAAGTGATCAGCGAAAGTAACACGACTATTCCACTGACCTTGATATCTACGTGTAAACAAAACCCTGAAGTAATTTCATCTTCTGAATATGTCACTGTCTCTGAGGAACATGACCAGAACATTGTGATGAAAACAGAGACTATACCAATCAATAAATCTGCTACAGGACCAACTGTAAGGGCTGAAGACAACAGATTTAATCTTCCATCACAAACACAACGCAAGCCAGGTATCTATCCTGAAGTAAACAGCATTTCAGGAGTCTCAAAAGATAGTTGTGATGCTAGAGTCTCCACTTGTTGCTCAGATGCAGTGGTGGACAATGTTGCCTTAGACATGCTTAAAGAGACAGTGAAGACTGAGGAAGCAAGTAAAGTATATGTGGCAGCTAAATTTCAGCAGGTGGTGGAGGTAAACACTGTTGCAGATCTTGACACTGAGGCCACAATTCAAATTCAGATGAAGAATGAAGACTCGTTTTATTCAGATGGAGCTGAAAATGTTGATGGCATTGATTCTAGACCGCTTAGAAAACCAGCCAACCAAGAATGTGCTGGAGCAAAACAGGATTTTAGCACACAAGAACAGCTTCATGTTGGACAGAACACAAATAGTTTAAATGAAGCAAAAGATAAAATCATGGACCTCAAAAACCATAATTGCTTGGGGAATCTACATAAAGAGACCACAGTTTCTAAATGTTTCAAAGCTCTGGTGCTTAGTACTTCAGAGCTACAGAGAGACAATCAAACACAAATCATCCAGAGTGCCATTATGAGTGAAAAGCCATCTAACTGTTTTCAAGAAGAAGACCAATCACTGTGTAAAGAGAACCAAATGCGGCACAGAAGCAAAATtcaggaacagtgtgtgaatattcaaaaagaaaggaaagattCAGACCAACTGCAATGTCATGACTTACATATCATTTCTAAGTCTGTACAAAGACCAGAGCAGAGAGACATGACAGAGGTGGATAAACCGGAGCTTACATTTTCAGCATCAAGGTCATTAAATGCAAAGGAACATCATCAAGTTAATATTGAATCTACTGATAAAACTAATGGAGGGAAACAACATGCAACAATAAATGGTTCAAGACTTGTATTTTCTAGGACTAATGAAGAGCGACAGAAAGTAAAGCCGAAGAGATACAGGAAAGCTCATTTTACAGCCCCTCTAAGTTCATCGACTGACTCAACACCTGATTCATCCTTAGATGAGATAATTAAATGCAGAGTACATAAATGTGGTATTGCCACTCCAGTCATACCTGGCACACCTGCTCTTGTAAGAACAAAGACAGAAAATAGAAATAGCTCATCTGATGACTTAAGTACATCTCTGTCTTTACAAATGAATACAGGATCACTAGAATCAAATTCCAGTCATAATCAGTCTTATGGGCCTGGCTCAAATAATCCATACACTTACATCAGAGATGTTACCACTGTTGAAGCAGAGGAAGTGAGGCAGAAAAAATATCATCTTACTCCAAAGCTATTTAAAAGGTTAAGTCAATCAAAGGATGATGAAACAGTTCATTTAACCAGAAGTAATTCTGCTCAACACATAACACATGAAAATAACCACGAAAAAGCAAATTCATTGGAGAATGATTCAATCCAAAATAGAGAACCTATTCTTCATTTTGGTTCAAGTGACATCAACCCCTTTGTTCATACCAGAAAAAAGGATCAGTTACTTAAAGCTGCATCCAAAAATCAGGCATTTGGAAGTGCAGTCAATATATCCAGCCAACATACCTCACTTGAAAGTTCTAGCAATGGTATAGCAAGATGCTGCAGTATGGACAATGGGTTAAATGTCCAGAATTCTCCTTTCAGTTCTCATCTAAGCACTTATGCAGTCCAAAAGGGGCTTTCTAGCACACTAAGTAGTGCTGAAGGTTCCAAAGAACAAATTTCTACAGAATCCAAGCTGAGGGAAGCCTTTCATACCCCAGTTGTTTGTAACAAGAAGATCTTAACAGCTTCAGGCAGTGACTCTTGCAATGATACCTTAGACTTAGCCAGTAGCTCAGGCCAGGTAGATGAAATAGTGCTGGTCTACTCTTCTGAACATGAAAGTCAGGACAGTAAGCAAGATTCAAGAAAATGTGACCATGGAACCCAGACAGTTAAGTTTTATGAGGAATTGGAGAAGAAATGCAGACACAAGAGGAGCAGTACCCAAGTCCCTGTGTCTAGACAGGCACAAGGAACATCAACCACATGGACAAGTCTACAGAATATGTCTGAACATCTTTCTGAGTTGATTGTCAGCACGTCTGATCTTCTGGGAAACATTCAGTGTATGAGAACAGGGGAAAGTTCTGTGAAAAAAGGGTCTCCATTAAAACCTTGTAGTAAAGTTTCAAAGATACGATCTGACAAATATGGCAAGAGTGATGGCTCCACCCAAACTGCCACAGATGTTGGGATTCAGACTGAGGACAGTGCACTACTAATGAAACAGGACAAAGTTCTCCAGAGTACCTCACCCATACAAAACCCCAAATCTCATGAGGTCAATGTGATCGTCAAAGTTATCGGCTCTGAAGTTTGCAATGTACCAAAGCCAGAATGTGTCATCAAATCTATTAGAGATCAAGATGAAAGCAGGCAGACCTTTGAAACTATTAAAAGTATGCCTGACTTGCGACCTTCAGGCACACATCCATCTGAGCAGTTTGGTGGAAAGTTGGACACTGTAAAAATTCTCTCCTTAGAAACTGTCACACCAAATCAGCACCGTTACAATCCTGTCACCGTAGATCCTAAAGCTTCCAAAACTTTTGCAGTTTCTGCTCAGAAAAAATGCAGTTCTCAAATGTTAGCACAGTACAATCAAACACATCAGCAAATGAAGCCAAAGAATTACCCTGATAAAAAGGTGCTGCTTATAGACCGTGCCTCTTCACCTATTCTCACTGTGGATGTGTCACGATtacaaaaaaggaaaatcaaATCTGGTACAATCCACACCCCCACTGAGATGCTCTCAAAAACTACCAGAAATCCACCTGAAAACAAACCAGTGTCCACCAATAAACCTGCGACACAGTATCAAAGagattatttttacacatatcaAACTGAAAACAAATCAGTGTCTTCCATGTCTCTTGAGAACCTAAGTAACCACAGTTGTGTAAATGCAGATGAATACTCCACAGACGCCTCATCCAGCAGGTATTCACAAATTGGAAGAAAGAAACCCTCTCATGGAGTGCAAAGCAAAGTAACAAGCCAAGCCATTTTGTCCAGTCCCCTATCCCACAGTCACTCTTCCTCTGTTAAACACAGGCAACCTGTAGACTTGAGCCAAAACACATTACCATCTTCAACACCTATTAATCATAGCCACAGAAGCAGCATACAGGAATATAAACACAGAGTCTATAAAGAAATGAGCTGCTGGAGTGATCTGAGCAAAGACATTTTCCAATACCAAGAGGAAGACAGCGTGTCTTTGGCTCCGAGTGACTGCAATACAGACGTCCTGGTCAGCGTCAACCCACTAGCTGAAACCAGCCCACCCCAAGAGGACTATCGGATTCCTGAAAACCTGCCAATGCACAACAAGTTCACCAACTGGTCAGGCATCAGTCAGCAGCCACCAGCCAGGCTCGCTAATCAAAACAATCCAGCTGAGAAGAAATCCCCAGATATTAACACACATAATCTCCAGCTACATTCAGCAGAGTCAGAGAGCCTCAGGTATAGATACAAAACAGGTCTCTCGGAATCGGCAGATAGACGGGCCAGAGAAATCGAGAGACTACGGAAGGAACGGGAGCAGGTTCTCGCTTCGATGCAATTAGATTTGAGTCCTCATCCACTCAGTGTAGAGCTCACAGAGGCCAAGTTGCACTATGGCTTGGGGAAGACAGACACTTTGCTGAAGATACTGAAGTCCAGTTCCAGGATAGAGTCTACCATCTCTACTAAACAGCAGCTGTATGACAGGTGAACGTTGCATGCTTGCAAACCTTGTTGATTTCTAAATGTAAAGAGATATAATACGCTATGCTATATTCAATACCTGCATATAGTGTTATTTTGCGTTTGTGCTTGCTCAGTTTTCCTCAGTTGAAATGGCCTATGAATTAGGAAATATGGCCAGAATGATATGTAGGGATGTGTTGAGTTTTCTAATAACAGCAtctcccaaagtgttttatttctcttataccacaccAATTTGTAACTCGGACCTATTCTAGATGTTTTAAAGAACATAATGCTGTATGTTTTATCAGTGTATAGTAatctttaatgttaaatgttttagaAACAAGTTCCTTACGGTTATTccttataacagctataaacagacaTTCCCTCTATTTCTTTTAAGGTAAATTAGACAAAATTGAAGCATATCATGTTACTAAGAAAGCTTTACAAACCTTTACAAAGCAAAGATTAGAAGCTtcttccaaaaatgttaaaagtttcttaagaaaataaacatttcttaaaAACAAACCTCATAAACAATTACAACAATTATACACATTTGTCTTAAACTCTTTAAGAGAGCAAGCGCATTAAAGTCTGTGATTTACCTTGGAGCTAATCTACTGTCTGAGCTGTGCTGTTGTCAACACCAGTCATAAACGATAATTCAGCAGGGCTAAGGTATAATCAGAATACTGCCTTTATTATTTTCTCAGGCACAGAAGGAGTATAGATGGTttaaggaaggagagagaagatCGTCTTCAGATGTCCCGCCGAGCTCGAAGTCTCAGCCCCAGCAAGCATCCAAACTCAGCAACTAACATGACAGAACAGTCACAAAGAGCTGCGGCTCTACCCAGCCGGCAACGGGAATATCTGCAGCAGCTCCGCAAGGAAGTAGTGGAGATGAGCAGGTGATTGACTAAATCTatctaattacatttttattacatatcTACTCTATGATTtcctaaataattaaaatgaatccaAATGACCTTTTGTAGGGTTCCCGATCCACCAAGAAGAGAGGGTCAGTATCCTACTGATATTGAACTCCTTCTACGTGACTACAGTCGTGCACGTGAGGAAGCGAAGACAGAGATTGCCAGAGCACGAGTGCGGCTGCGTGAGAGGACGGAGCAGGAGAAACGGAGATTAGAGCAGCAAGCTCTGTCACAGTCTGTAAAGGTGAGGTTAAAATACAACACGCAGACAAACTAATGTCAGTTTTGATGAAATCCATAAGATTTGGGACAGAtgtacaaatatatacaaataccacaatatggaaatattttatatttctcctCATTGCTTGTGTAGGATCATCTGAGGCTATGTACACGTGTCAGTAACAGTACCTTGTGCACTGGTTCCAACCTGAGTCTCTCTTCAGGACCTACTTCTGGCTACAACAGCAGTAATACAGCTCTACTGAAGGATGGTACATCACCATCTGTACAGGTCAGgagaaaatatacaaaatatgtgttatattacatatttacagataaTAGAAGAAAGGCCTAAATAAACCTGGCTTTATCAATAAACATACAATACTAAATACTAATACTATAATACTGAGATACAGTGTGTGACATGCTgtccaaaatgaataaaaattataattagaTTTCCAATTTATTGTTGTTCTAAACAATTGctatacatttattataaacaagCAGTTATAATTCAGGAATGGGTGTTTACCTTATACATTATTTAGCTATAGGAAGAAAATAAGATCATCGGTTGTTTGCACTCTACCGTATGCATTTTAAGGGTTAAAGGATATTTGTATTACACAGGTCACTGGAGTCTCAGATAGGGAGTTAAGAGTCAGGTTACGGCCTCCCATGATCCCTTTACAAAGTGTACAGGCTCCTCGTGCGTGGCTATCAGCTCAGGGTAAGTAGTGACATTTTTTTAAGGAGGATTCGTCCTAATAACGCAAACAAAATTTATAAAACCTCATACCATAATGATCCTCATTAGATATTCGTCTGGAGAGCTCCTCCTCTGGATATGAActtcactcctcctcctctccatcaACTCCTTCTGGACGACAGCGCACCTGTTCCTTTAGCTCTCCCTCATCTATTTCTATTCCATACCAGGACATTGCAGACTGTACACTCACAAGTGCAATATCAGAGGTAAGGTGCATATGTTTCACCATGTATGCCTATGAATTTTGTGAAACTGATGTTTGACTAGAGTTTGTGATAACAGGTTCATTTAGCCTCTGGAGGAGATGTAAGGAATCTGCTGGCAGGGAATGCAGAAGCTGGATGGAGGTTGGTGttgtgaagtgaaaaaaagaatgtagtattttttatatagatattagATCAAATCCACACAACTCACTTTCTTACAGACACCAGGGTTTGGAGAACGGAGTTCAGACCTTCTATCGGCCCTCCTCCAGACCCTCTTCTTATGGGTTTTTGGGTGCCATGGAGCTGGAGAGACCCTTGGCTAGTCTGTGGAGTTTAATCCGAGATCACTCCAAGACTCATCTCTATAACAAATCTCTAAAGTCCACATGGACACGATCGCTAGATGACACTATACAACTAGGTGACAGACTTTTGATATTATGTGCAGCATTATACAAAATTAtaatttggttatttatttacaagaaTGTAAGATGATTACAGCTCAATTTGTTATTTTCACTAGTCTACCTGCTGACTGATCCATCCAACTGTCACATGAAGCAATCGCGGGATTTCTGTTGCCTGAGTGCTGAGTCCAAACAGGTTTGTCTTTCAGTTTTGTTATCCACTTAATTTTCTAAATAATACTCTGAATTATACAGATTTATTATAGATTCAGATAGCAATGTCCACTTCAAAGCAAAGCACAgcattatattaatgtgcttattCTAATGCACAATTTAAcagtgtgtgctggtgtttgattTGATGAGATGATTTTTTTGTGTAAGATGttaatttagcatttttggtaggagtctccagtgtcagtgctttgtaataataaagtaattaattagAGGTaaagctttctttttttgacATAGAAAATACTTTAGGACTgtgaattttttgttttttttaataataggaaCACAACTATAAATATGCCTTTTATGTGCTTTATTCTACAGCAAAGTTCATTACATCAAGGTGTAATGAGAGAAAAATTATTATTgaatgtttataaaaatctttttatcTCTCCCTgcctctttgtctttctctcggTTTGCTTGCTGTCCATCAGGATGACATGTGGGTGTTGGCCATGCAGTCTGTCTTTGAAGAGTCTCTCCCTCGCCCAAGTGCCGACACTGTACGTGGAGAGATGTTCCCTAGTGCGTGGATTCTTCAGCGCAGCCAGCGGCAGGGTCAAGAGATTGTCACAGTTATCTATCTACTACAGGTAACCTTTCTATCCTCATTCTctacaataaaatgtaaaactactAGCTTGTATAGTAAATGTTGCGTCTCACTCTACAGGTTGATTTGGGAACTCCAACCCTGCCTCAAAGACTGGTGAATGAAGTGGCCAGGAAGCAAGCAGCTGTAATCGCAGACCTTGACTCCTTTCTGTCCTTGTGACAGGCCCGGTTACTAATAAGCACTTATTTAACACTTATTTGCTTCTAACATTTGCACCTCATTCCTTTTTCCTGTTCTATTTTGGTTCTCCTTTGAGCACTGATAGTTAGTTTATTTATAGAACGACACAGTTTGTGAATTTAATATTGATTCTTTTCTACATTGTGCATTTTTCTTCCTATATGGTGCTTTTTGCCAAAGAGTGTACAATGAATTGATATAGGAATATTTAAGATTCATCCCAATCACTTATAAGCTAAAAGTACTTGACATTAAATTGCTATATCGCTACATAGGATAATGCAAATCAATTCAGTATTTTTAAGGTGTGTAGCAAAGCTAATTTTTGTGAATGCCCAAATCTAAGCTGATATATTTGAAACTTGAATTTGCAAAGACATCTTGATTGAGCATGTCAGAATGTATAATATGCAACACACTGCTCCTGCATGGACATGCACAATATATATCTACACTTCTACTAATAGGTAGAGCACACAGTTACATTTCTGCACTACACTAGACTAAAATCATATAATGCTGAGCAGAAGTCATGTTTTTGCCACTTTTACTGACTATTGCCACTTGGTGGCATttgcagtattttttatttttgcaaagaaatatgcaattttttttgtcGTAAGCTTTCTTAAATGATTTTCTAGCATGAACAAACTTCATCATCACATTTGCTGTTATAGCAAACACAACTGTTTAATACTATTATAGATCTACTCACAGTAACCCTTGATTCAGAGGTTTGCACCAATAGGACTGTTTATGAATTGAGTCATGCAAGTGGCCACTACAGTGAAGTGTCACTGAATTAAAATCATCCTTTAGCCTGGAGGAAATcaaatctatatctatatatatatatatatatatatatatatatatatatatatttttttttttctaactgtgtatgatgtaaaaaaaaaaaaaaaaaaataccgtATCTGACTGGTCTATTGTGGCATGGACATACTGGGCATGTTATTTCACTCTAATTGTACAGTATGAGTAGCATAAAATACACCCAtcaccactcaccacacactcacccctgtCTTTAttcaaatcattaaaatataaagGTCTTGAAAAGGACACTGAGTGGTACTGACACCTGGAGACTATAGCTGTGAGAGTAACACTGAGAGAAATGACACATATACACTTTTATGGTCAAAGTTACTTTAATTATTGATAATGTATTGTATTGAGATCAGAATTTTTCTAAAGCACTGTAGATTTATAtggaatttctttttaaaaaaccccAGGTGAAGGACAAAGAGAGAAATAGCAGATATATGAAGGAAGTTctctttaacatttttattgtatatacCAGATAACCTGACAGAACAAATATTTCCATATGCAATCActcctatttaaatgtaaaactatTTTGTTAActaatttttttattgcatatttatgtttttatacttTTGCTAAATATAAAGGTTCATTTTCCAAATGACTtgcctgttgttgtttttccttcaCATTTTCTATATATATCCTCTGTTATATGTCAGCTACCAACTGGGGATGGTGGAGGCTAACATATTCTTCCTCCAAAACATGTGAAGCACGTAGCCTCATAGACAGGCTCACCGATGGTTGTGATTGGCTATTGTCTGTGATtaacaggggagagagagtatTTCATCCCTCTCACCTAGAGAGTTTTGCTATATCTTGGAAGGCTGTGGCACCATTTTGAGTTAAAATAACCTTTAAGCATGCTAGCACTTTTAGACTGAACAGCTAAGTTGTGCAAAGAAATTTATACTATTTACCTGTAGAAATGTTTTGATTGATCTCCAGTAGCAGTGATGAGGACAATATCTGATTATAAGACTGATAAAAGCACATAGTGTGCATCCTaacattcaattttttttatagctatTAAAATAgtgttaataaatgaatattattcAACTCCACATTATGGTGATTTGTTTTAACCTTCTTAACAGACTCCatcatacaaaaaataaaagtcataacacaatatataaaatgtgcCTGGAATTTGAGCTACATTGAATCACCTCCAGAATTGATCTCTGCAATAAAAGTTC contains:
- the stard9 gene encoding stAR-related lipid transfer protein 9 isoform X1, which translates into the protein MANVKVAIRVRPLNSRESVDAGRIAVQVEDKVVRVRNVKLDGRTDGRPEAPGDSRERLLEFAFDYCYWSVNPEASNYASQEEVFQDLGMCVLAGAAEGYNVCLFAYGQTGSGKTYTMMGNPDSLGLTPRICQGLFRSGIDSPDGQTCRVEVSFLEIYNERVRDLLRGADQKKPVALRVREHPEKGPYVQGLTQHVVEDYKQAADLLEVGIANRITAATHVHDASSRSHAIFSIQYTQAILENNLPSEIVSKINLVDLAGSERADPNYCRDRITEGANINKSLVTLGIVISALAQNSQMCSSSQSINSMLSEGEVSTVGSQSSSMSSSSRRHCYIPYRDSVLTWLLKDSLGGNSKTIMIATISPSCSSYNETLSTLRYAAHAKNIVNKPRVNEDASVRLIRELREEIDRLKSMLLSYSMQRNPSPSLSDERDSSLSDIVLQNELKVEQLTKDWSESWRDKRALLEQYSVDINQDKAGVQIHSLRPHLISLEPDVLSTGVTIYHLREGITRIGPQDPNEEEPHIVMPEGSVCEIENQNGVVILKPQAHTACMVNNREVTEPCRLAQGTVITLAGRHKFRFNHPAEAAALRERRRIIEGGSLFSSSELNTLTPISRPEEVGSQEASDRLAPWQRLEEHQHYVECLREEILVEQRRAEKDLEREQAHLRKQRSEIQQWILQEKQRLAAIREKGTLDSGVQTDIIPLPVLADVNENESSRETVRPSLIVGDRKRVVQEELLKHHALRRNENRIRRKRLRYQLERIARKRHLLEAKQELQRLETALSLGVDSPQSPDLGSPSKRRERPMVLRRHSFSVDLLSRLYPQHTPIFSQFLRRNRLSESTSSLSRASFPRKWVSDECLPGKTRGRSNTMPSRCSQGTSSRTGSSENIKMSVKENLPSEGMTDRKALSSPLQSSIWNHNISVKTTVDSDTRDSKNVLPIIKQSSKQKNSPKGGKSSPHEGNKGLESIRKALSRSVGFGIKMALSRVFRKPPLGSRGGRSAKSTSRVKTQFAVDGKKDKNVGDMVTKQPHSPIKSTVSCNGLDQLISSKEKKQGRWHSAETLTKKTRRWVKIRQDLTDWVENTGNEVPDDSSDCDSLFSVDSLSSAYAIALAEQLQQEDSEAESEDSQMSKDSLVKESSGSTDPKPALKLSHSICHTFLSLPNPQSTTGRERTESKEMPEELFRSQKVTRQVLNESSHLLHITSDSWYPSDVSVRETEAFLTLTDAWSSTDAADSPRILGASETSLKRCILSETISSQSQASLDLSGVTTGSKCQISPCFDSTQGKDATIKERSHISSEGETVLDYFLSDRSSTSCSTPECTLLQESNGQLSNVETLSISGKASITQDTMNNDTLCASKPPPPSELAPLNDAVNDVDMLAVSAPFQDSAVLNGCFPVKSPNKDLKSNSTKQTELILISYKSDLTKSFVAQNNLESKTHSEYRCIAETPSECDRQTHLELQHSHSSCQSEETLKSSNKQNSICSSNFQFQFQELHQSALHSLKIENDFQCEPQSILLNHDERKVSDEKSLVQHQIQCTEKYSESYPAKNMKDDSFEMNMSDKSVSANKVSDSCDAVMLEHESSNLHSRKRSKDSQDDLTGHLKTPKRSCVESLVPDDSAVNDVPFKFNDSSNLTRENSTGKLLQVEKEIMDSLSQTFQQDSITASMDTYINIYQNNNNNPAASFTSEDRPVSTGIEVSTGCPMGIHNVKFPYVKLLDNGLFHSDALQRIGLVINDKISEVVKEHLKMSLQVHGGEDIDEEPETNSETNIGAVKESQNKNEMTAEGSHGSSQTSPCVTEYSVDDRVDVDNIDDCVRDKYLVKNPSEKEIVLDQQGVGFLCKCPSLLVKNVSTEIENSENYTTCGPVPQDLKISLPEANTVLFEGPTDNHPESLISSHSNDLIDEVISESNTTIPLTLISTCKQNPEVISSSEYVTVSEEHDQNIVMKTETIPINKSATGPTVRAEDNRFNLPSQTQRKPGIYPEVNSISGVSKDSCDARVSTCCSDAVVDNVALDMLKETVKTEEASKVYVAAKFQQVVEVNTVADLDTEATIQIQMKNEDSFYSDGAENVDGIDSRPLRKPANQECAGAKQDFSTQEQLHVGQNTNSLNEAKDKIMDLKNHNCLGNLHKETTVSKCFKALVLSTSELQRDNQTQIIQSAIMSEKPSNCFQEEDQSLCKENQMRHRSKIQEQCVNIQKERKDSDQLQCHDLHIISKSVQRPEQRDMTEVDKPELTFSASRSLNAKEHHQVNIESTDKTNGGKQHATINGSRLVFSRTNEERQKVKPKRYRKAHFTAPLSSSTDSTPDSSLDEIIKCRVHKCGIATPVIPGTPALVRTKTENRNSSSDDLSTSLSLQMNTGSLESNSSHNQSYGPGSNNPYTYIRDVTTVEAEEVRQKKYHLTPKLFKRLSQSKDDETVHLTRSNSAQHITHENNHEKANSLENDSIQNREPILHFGSSDINPFVHTRKKDQLLKAASKNQAFGSAVNISSQHTSLESSSNGIARCCSMDNGLNVQNSPFSSHLSTYAVQKGLSSTLSSAEGSKEQISTESKLREAFHTPVVCNKKILTASGSDSCNDTLDLASSSGQVDEIVLVYSSEHESQDSKQDSRKCDHGTQTVKFYEELEKKCRHKRSSTQVPVSRQAQGTSTTWTSLQNMSEHLSELIVSTSDLLGNIQCMRTGESSVKKGSPLKPCSKVSKIRSDKYGKSDGSTQTATDVGIQTEDSALLMKQDKVLQSTSPIQNPKSHEVNVIVKVIGSEVCNVPKPECVIKSIRDQDESRQTFETIKSMPDLRPSGTHPSEQFGGKLDTVKILSLETVTPNQHRYNPVTVDPKASKTFAVSAQKKCSSQMLAQYNQTHQQMKPKNYPDKKVLLIDRASSPILTVDVSRLQKRKIKSGTIHTPTEMLSKTTRNPPENKPVSTNKPATQYQRDYFYTYQTENKSVSSMSLENLSNHSCVNADEYSTDASSSRYSQIGRKKPSHGVQSKVTSQAILSSPLSHSHSSSVKHRQPVDLSQNTLPSSTPINHSHRSSIQEYKHRVYKEMSCWSDLSKDIFQYQEEDSVSLAPSDCNTDVLVSVNPLAETSPPQEDYRIPENLPMHNKFTNWSGISQQPPARLANQNNPAEKKSPDINTHNLQLHSAESESLRYRYKTGLSESADRRAREIERLRKEREQVLASMQLDLSPHPLSVELTEAKLHYGLGKTDTLLKILKSSSRIESTISTKQQLYDRHRRSIDGLRKEREDRLQMSRRARSLSPSKHPNSATNMTEQSQRAAALPSRQREYLQQLRKEVVEMSRVPDPPRREGQYPTDIELLLRDYSRAREEAKTEIARARVRLRERTEQEKRRLEQQALSQSVKDHLRLCTRVSNSTLCTGSNLSLSSGPTSGYNSSNTALLKDGTSPSVQVTGVSDRELRVRLRPPMIPLQSVQAPRAWLSAQDIRLESSSSGYELHSSSSPSTPSGRQRTCSFSSPSSISIPYQDIADCTLTSAISEVHLASGGDVRNLLAGNAEAGWRHQGLENGVQTFYRPSSRPSSYGFLGAMELERPLASLWSLIRDHSKTHLYNKSLKSTWTRSLDDTIQLVYLLTDPSNCHMKQSRDFCCLSAESKQDDMWVLAMQSVFEESLPRPSADTVRGEMFPSAWILQRSQRQGQEIVTVIYLLQVDLGTPTLPQRLVNEVARKQAAVIADLDSFLSL